From Lusitaniella coriacea LEGE 07157, one genomic window encodes:
- a CDS encoding CPBP family intramembrane glutamic endopeptidase: protein MLNFPIHAFVEFFTRANAALKIIIFFVAWIVFWLPMAIPIAKKLQWHPPQPLTEAQKLPLLISLYLLSPLMIWGVTWIEGTSFARYGLEFNLPFWIATILGLGFSLVGLVVIFSIESSLGWVCWQGENFKTFRSLLLPILILALGIGLVEELIFRGFLFDTLAKDYSWGIAAIVSSIIFALLHFVWAQKETLPQLPGLILMGLVLLLARWVDGGRLGLAWGLHAGWIWGLICLDSSGLMVYTERGEPWLIGWGGKPLAGLMGILCLGGTGFILGLLAKGI from the coding sequence ATGTTGAATTTTCCAATTCATGCCTTTGTGGAATTCTTCACAAGGGCGAATGCTGCACTCAAAATAATTATTTTTTTTGTGGCGTGGATTGTCTTCTGGTTGCCAATGGCAATTCCTATTGCCAAAAAACTGCAATGGCATCCCCCCCAACCCTTAACTGAGGCGCAAAAGTTACCCCTATTAATTTCTCTCTACCTTCTCTCTCCTTTAATGATTTGGGGAGTCACTTGGATAGAGGGAACTTCTTTTGCCCGGTATGGTTTAGAATTTAATTTGCCCTTTTGGATCGCTACAATTCTCGGTCTTGGATTCAGTCTTGTGGGATTGGTTGTTATCTTTAGTATTGAGTCGAGCTTGGGTTGGGTTTGCTGGCAGGGGGAAAATTTTAAAACTTTTCGGTCGCTGCTACTCCCCATACTCATCTTAGCTTTAGGGATTGGTCTTGTTGAGGAATTGATTTTTCGCGGCTTTTTGTTCGACACGCTGGCAAAAGATTATTCCTGGGGAATTGCCGCAATCGTTTCTAGCATTATTTTTGCACTTTTACATTTTGTTTGGGCGCAAAAAGAAACATTACCTCAATTGCCAGGACTCATTTTAATGGGACTGGTTTTACTGTTGGCACGATGGGTTGATGGAGGTCGCTTGGGATTAGCCTGGGGACTCCATGCAGGCTGGATTTGGGGGCTAATTTGCCTCGATTCTTCCGGATTGATGGTTTATACCGAAAGGGGCGAGCCTTGGCTGATAGGGTGGGGAGGAAAGCCTTTAGCGGGGTTAATGGGGATTCTGTGTTTGGGGGGAACGGGATTCATTTTGGGGTTGCTGGCAAAGGGGATTTAG
- a CDS encoding AbrB family transcriptional regulator, with protein sequence MTDSPTTPLTGKALLQKVKELANLPRRETAKRCGYYTVTKDNQTRVNLTDFYDAVLAAKGIPLDPEGVKDGRGREPTYRVSVHKNGQIVIGSTYTQEMGLQPGDEFEIKLGYKHIHLKQLDDDKENSVEAEEATV encoded by the coding sequence ATGACAGATTCTCCAACAACCCCGTTAACGGGAAAAGCACTACTTCAAAAAGTAAAAGAGCTTGCTAACTTGCCGCGTCGAGAAACGGCAAAGCGTTGCGGGTATTACACAGTCACAAAAGACAACCAGACTCGCGTCAATTTGACTGACTTTTATGATGCAGTTCTTGCAGCAAAAGGCATTCCTCTCGATCCAGAAGGAGTAAAAGATGGTCGCGGGAGGGAACCGACTTACCGCGTGAGCGTTCACAAAAATGGTCAAATTGTAATCGGTTCTACCTACACTCAGGAAATGGGATTGCAGCCTGGAGATGAGTTTGAAATCAAGCTCGGTTATAAGCACATCCACCTAAAACAGCTCGATGATGATAAGGAAAATAGCGTAGAAGCTGAAGAAGCAACGGTCTAA